Proteins from a single region of Gammaproteobacteria bacterium:
- the rrtA gene encoding rhombosortase — protein sequence MKNDAGTGARRGYGEITARHALPLALALLAVAAMIGGQELRPWLRYDRAAILEGEVWRLLSAHIAHLGWKHLAMNLVGLGLIWMLFGRFHTMLEWLAVTLFCMLGASLALLVLQPEVHWYVGLSGVLHGLFVAGALASLAAGYRAELLLLGLLLAKLVWEQMFGALPGSESFAGGTVLVDSHLYGAIAGLLAGAMLLMRTRRRGKAAD from the coding sequence ATGAAAAATGACGCCGGCACGGGCGCACGGCGCGGATACGGGGAAATTACGGCGCGGCACGCCCTGCCGCTCGCCCTGGCACTGCTCGCGGTGGCGGCGATGATCGGCGGACAGGAGCTGCGCCCGTGGCTGCGCTACGACCGGGCGGCCATCCTCGAGGGTGAGGTCTGGCGCCTGCTGTCCGCGCACATCGCACACCTCGGATGGAAGCACCTGGCAATGAACCTGGTCGGGCTGGGCCTGATCTGGATGCTGTTCGGACGGTTCCACACCATGCTCGAATGGCTGGCGGTCACGCTGTTCTGCATGCTCGGCGCCAGTCTCGCCCTGCTGGTGCTGCAACCCGAGGTGCACTGGTATGTCGGACTGTCCGGCGTGCTGCACGGCCTGTTCGTGGCCGGCGCGCTGGCAAGCCTCGCGGCAGGGTATCGCGCGGAGCTACTCCTGCTCGGCCTGCTCCTTGCCAAACTGGTATGGGAACAGATGTTCGGCGCGCTGCCGGGCTCGGAGAGCTTCGCCGGCGGCACCGTGCTCGTGGACTCGCATCTCTACGGCGCGATCGCCGGGCTGCTCGCCGGCGCGATGCTCCTGATGCGCACGCGGCGGCGAGGCAAGGCGGCGGACTAG
- the glnD gene encoding [protein-PII] uridylyltransferase: protein MQLFFSGSFDRALASTTTPLELFRHTLQSVDQALAERFAKGVPVTDLVRQRVWFVDELLLRAWHRFIPPQGGGIALVAVGGYGRHELHPNSDIDLLILLEPDAQAARQGSLEKFLAFLWDIGLEVGHSVRTVQQCVEEAGQDVGVATNLMEARLLAGDDALFQTMCARTGPEHVWPTRAFFEAKWREQLARHRKYHDTAYNLEPNVKEGPGGLRDIQTIAWVAKRHFRTGTLRDLVARDFLTQREYADLAQGREFLWKVRYALHLLTGRNENRLLFDYQRTLAAQFGYQDDHRLAVENFMKDYYRAITELSRLNEMLLQLFQEVILHADAPVEIVRINKRFQSCNGFIEVADTGVFRRYPFALLEIFLLLEQDRTLKGVRAATIRLIRDHRHLVDDRFRNDLRCRSLFMEILRQPSGVTHELRRMNRYGILAAYFPAFGTIVGQMQYDLFHVYTVDDHTLHVLRNLRRFTVPAYEQEFPLCSRIMKRIPKPELLYLGALFHDIAKGRGGDHSELGAADAFAFCRHHGLSDYDAHLVSWLVRNHLIMSSTAQHKDISDPDVIAEFARKVGDTARLEYLYLLTVADIRGTNPTLWNGWKDALLIDLYSSTRSILGRGLDSPVDKDERIAETRTAALALLAVADAERIITVWSELDEEYFLRHSPDEIAWQMRLILAGRPEDLPLIRVREETGRGGTEIFIYARDQDHLFAMTTSALDQLGLNVLNARVITTRSGYTLDTYIVLDENGGTIRDPHRIREIADTIRTRISRGDIRAARTSRRPARQLRHFSIPTQVVFSEDAHHRYTIAELTTVDRPGLLARVGQAFVECGVRLQNAKIATFGERVEDVFFVTDKSNRPLNGQAQLDALRDSLIRHLDEK from the coding sequence ATGCAGCTCTTCTTCAGCGGTTCCTTCGACCGCGCTCTGGCGAGCACCACGACGCCGCTGGAGCTGTTCCGCCATACGCTCCAGTCCGTCGACCAGGCGCTGGCGGAGCGCTTCGCCAAGGGCGTCCCGGTCACCGACCTGGTGCGCCAGCGGGTATGGTTCGTGGACGAACTGCTGCTGCGCGCCTGGCACCGCTTCATCCCGCCGCAGGGCGGCGGCATCGCGCTGGTCGCGGTCGGCGGTTACGGCCGCCATGAACTGCATCCGAATTCCGACATCGACCTGCTGATCCTGCTCGAGCCGGACGCGCAGGCCGCACGCCAGGGCAGCCTGGAGAAATTTCTCGCCTTCCTGTGGGACATCGGCCTCGAGGTCGGGCACAGCGTGCGCACCGTGCAGCAATGCGTCGAGGAGGCCGGCCAGGATGTCGGCGTCGCCACCAACCTGATGGAGGCGCGCCTGCTCGCCGGGGACGATGCGCTGTTCCAGACGATGTGCGCCCGGACCGGGCCGGAGCATGTCTGGCCGACGCGCGCGTTTTTCGAGGCCAAGTGGCGCGAGCAGCTCGCCCGCCACCGCAAATACCACGACACGGCCTACAACCTCGAGCCGAACGTGAAAGAGGGACCGGGCGGCCTGCGCGACATCCAGACCATCGCCTGGGTGGCGAAACGCCACTTCAGGACCGGCACGCTGCGCGACCTGGTCGCGCGCGACTTTCTCACCCAGCGCGAGTACGCCGACCTCGCCCAGGGCCGGGAGTTCCTCTGGAAGGTGCGCTACGCCCTGCACCTCCTGACCGGACGCAACGAGAACCGCCTGCTGTTCGATTACCAGCGCACCCTGGCCGCGCAGTTCGGCTACCAGGACGACCATCGCCTTGCGGTCGAAAATTTCATGAAGGACTACTACCGCGCCATCACCGAGCTGAGCCGGCTCAACGAGATGCTGCTGCAGCTGTTCCAGGAAGTCATCCTGCACGCCGACGCTCCGGTGGAGATCGTCAGGATCAACAAGCGGTTCCAGTCCTGCAACGGTTTCATCGAGGTCGCTGACACGGGTGTGTTCAGGCGCTATCCGTTCGCGCTGCTGGAGATCTTCCTCCTGCTGGAACAGGACCGCACCCTCAAGGGCGTGCGCGCGGCCACCATCCGGCTGATCCGCGACCACCGCCACCTCGTCGACGACCGCTTCCGCAACGACCTGCGCTGCCGCAGCCTGTTCATGGAGATCCTGCGCCAGCCGAGCGGCGTCACCCACGAGCTGCGCCGCATGAACCGCTACGGGATACTGGCGGCCTACTTCCCGGCCTTCGGCACAATCGTCGGTCAGATGCAGTATGACCTGTTCCACGTGTACACGGTCGACGACCACACCCTGCACGTGCTGCGCAACCTGCGCCGCTTCACGGTGCCGGCCTACGAGCAGGAGTTTCCGCTCTGCAGCCGCATCATGAAGCGCATCCCGAAGCCGGAGCTGCTTTACCTCGGCGCGCTGTTCCACGACATCGCCAAGGGGCGCGGCGGCGATCACTCCGAACTCGGCGCCGCGGACGCCTTCGCCTTCTGCCGCCATCACGGCCTGAGTGACTACGACGCCCACCTGGTTTCCTGGCTGGTGCGCAACCACCTGATCATGTCGAGCACCGCCCAGCACAAGGACATCAGCGATCCGGACGTGATCGCCGAGTTCGCGCGCAAGGTGGGCGATACGGCCCGGCTCGAGTACCTCTACCTGCTCACCGTGGCGGATATCCGCGGCACGAACCCGACGCTGTGGAACGGCTGGAAGGACGCCCTGCTGATCGACCTCTACAGCTCGACGCGCAGCATCCTGGGACGCGGACTGGATTCTCCCGTCGACAAGGACGAGCGCATCGCGGAGACCCGCACCGCCGCCCTCGCGCTGCTGGCGGTCGCCGATGCGGAGCGCATCATTACGGTCTGGAGCGAGCTCGACGAGGAATATTTCCTGCGCCACTCACCCGACGAGATCGCCTGGCAGATGCGCCTGATCCTCGCCGGCCGCCCGGAGGACCTGCCCCTGATCCGCGTGCGCGAGGAGACCGGCCGCGGCGGCACCGAAATCTTCATCTATGCCCGCGACCAGGACCATCTCTTTGCCATGACCACGAGCGCCCTCGACCAGCTCGGACTGAACGTCCTCAACGCGCGCGTCATCACCACGCGCAGCGGTTACACGCTCGACACCTATATCGTACTCGACGAGAACGGCGGCACGATCCGGGATCCGCACCGCATCCGCGAGATCGCCGACACCATCCGCACGCGCATCTCCCGCGGCGACATCCGCGCCGCGCGCACCTCGCGCCGGCCGGCGCGCCAGTTGCGCCACTTCTCCATACCCACGCAGGTGGTGTTCAGCGAGGATGCGCATCACCGCTACACCATCGCGGAACTCACCACCGTCGACCGGCCCGGCCTGCTCGCGCGCGTGGGCCAGGCCTTCGTGGAGTGCGGCGTCCGGCTGCAGAACGCCAAGATCGCGACCTTCGGTGAACGCGTCGAGGACGTTTTCTTCGTCACCGACAAGAGCAACAGGCCGCTGAATGGCCAGGCGCAGCTCGATGCGCTGCGCGATTCCCTCATCAGGCATCTCGATGAAAAATGA
- the map gene encoding type I methionyl aminopeptidase — MSIHIKTAEEIDKMRTAGRLAAEVLRMIRPHVIPGVTTVRLDDICHDYITRVQDAIPAPLNYHGFPKSICTSINHQVCHGIPGNKVLKGGDIVNIDITVLKDGYHGDTSKMFFVGEPSIIARRVTQISYECLCIGIEMVRPGVRLGDIGFAIQHHAEANNMSVVREYCGHGIGRNFHEEPQVLHYGMPGTGLALEPGMTFTIEPMVNAGKRHVKLLPDQWTVVTKDRSLSAQWEHTILVTGNGHEVLTRLPDDPL; from the coding sequence ATGAGCATCCACATCAAGACCGCGGAAGAGATCGACAAGATGCGCACCGCCGGCCGCCTCGCGGCCGAGGTGCTGCGCATGATCCGCCCCCACGTCATTCCCGGCGTCACCACGGTACGGCTCGACGACATCTGCCACGATTACATCACGCGCGTGCAGGACGCGATCCCGGCGCCGCTGAATTATCACGGCTTCCCCAAGTCGATCTGCACCTCGATCAACCACCAGGTCTGCCACGGCATCCCCGGCAACAAGGTGCTCAAGGGCGGCGATATCGTGAACATCGACATCACCGTGCTGAAGGACGGCTATCACGGCGACACCAGCAAGATGTTCTTCGTCGGCGAACCGTCGATCATCGCGCGGCGCGTCACCCAGATCAGCTACGAATGCCTGTGCATCGGCATCGAGATGGTCCGGCCGGGCGTGCGCCTGGGCGACATCGGCTTCGCGATCCAGCATCACGCCGAAGCGAACAACATGTCGGTGGTTCGCGAATACTGCGGCCACGGCATCGGGCGCAACTTTCATGAGGAGCCGCAGGTGCTGCACTACGGCATGCCCGGCACCGGGCTTGCACTCGAGCCCGGCATGACCTTCACCATCGAACCGATGGTGAACGCCGGCAAGCGCCACGTGAAGCTGCTGCCGGACCAGTGGACGGTGGTCACCAAGGACCGCAGCCTTTCGGCGCAGTGGGAACACACCATCCTCGTCACCGGAAACGGCCACGAGGTACTGACCCGCCTGCCCGACGATCCGCTCTGA